In the Leguminivora glycinivorella isolate SPB_JAAS2020 chromosome 14, LegGlyc_1.1, whole genome shotgun sequence genome, one interval contains:
- the LOC125233502 gene encoding uncharacterized protein LOC125233502 translates to MESSDYKNKFKTLFDKLLQNEFELSAKHSEDLLKYLDGSQDKCVAKILETPFFANLLIYAIKNKEFASTSVKIFYSKLVRNVLSNEVFFNRFQEMQGFELLLDLGRTESAAADTPPELRLASAQQPLGLINHYSGVKHIVKSKIYQCALSSVSRHKSPGIAAVIYEFITKLVWKLNEFEEEEELLEVLKFIVKPILECSPPSPTTEAESVMVGSESLLQSLRALVHILGEVEHLSEPNNVVSMLSQVFSIESKLNRALEAAREPELARLLAEATLRYYYAASRQVAALRPDSATRVNKELYNAVNKITSTLIKKGPFSTLLEFLYQCHAFWYKVEQVGGQVTFEKFGKKFIFENYFILLILLPLFLKQKYGERLVRDPTMEDATEIFHSELAQKFPYDIVITAYDMRDLVTESTGNNVSLACAHSLRELLRLKRLLSRQQAGMVYQTLFYTLSEFVLSDGADLVLLANPLRTPDDVRFLALLLDAVAMLLDEHQLNWHDSLEIVELQAALVNLIKQDILPPELLVQALELLRRCVCKLLSPELALLMQPQRGGSLSEAAGAARRLLQRPHGGTRLASLHLILSFMEVAYVKFMPLRALISAHGLLCGAAQCATKDPDARAQAAALRCLMAAAGLEDLWTEMLAHCKNLYEQLVSILRHNPDGEVRKEAANVLTHVYINRRVNQAFTSRVSRAMARAATEDPYWPVQMAALNFWKQLMKTQCTDKGMIDGVFPAVTFSKEKRKIIVLNDKEIHKQLEIIMDNLSKTGCLAVLVKCMNSSNREVMEKAYKLNSRVVDALDLYKFRHDPRVTDSPSPTSPEATKNRSMKADIGTLIDELVAL, encoded by the exons ATGGAGTCCAGTGATTACAAAAACAAGTTTAAAACGTTGTTTGACAAACTTTTACAAAACGAGTTTGAACTAAGTGCTAAACATTCTGAGGACTTGCTTAAATATCTGGATGGCAGCCAAGACAAAT GTGTTGCGAAAATTTTGGAGACCCCGTTCTTCGCAAATTTGCTTAtttatgcaataaaaaataaagagtTCGCATCCACATCGGTGAAGATATTTTACTCGAAGCTCGTGAGAAACGTGTTGAGCAATGAGGTGTTCTTCAACCGATTTCAAGAGATGCAGGGCTTCGAGTTGCTCCTGGATCTCGGCCGCACAGAGTCTGCCGCCGCCGACACGCCCCCCGAGCTGCGGCTAGCCTCCGCCCAGCAGCCGCTGGGGTTGATCAATCACTACTCGGGCGTCAAGCACATCGTTAAAAGTAAAATCTACCAATGCGCCTTGAGCTCTGTCTCACGACACAAATCCCCAGGAATTGCAGCAGTCATATATGAATTTATTACGAAATTAGTATGGAAATTAAACGagtttgaagaagaagaagaattgtTAGAAGTCCTAAAATTCATTGTAAAACCTATATTGGAATGTTCACCGCCTAGCCCGACAACAGAAGCGGAAAGTGTCATGGTCGGCTCGGAGTCTCTATTGCAGTCCCTGCGTGCGTTAGTGCACATATTAGGAGAAGTGGAGCATTTGTCGGAGCCTAATAATGTAGTGTCGATGCTGTCGCAAGTGTTTTCCATAGAGAGTAAACTGAATAGAGCCCTGGAGGCGGCGCGGGAGCCGGAGCTGGCGCGCCTGCTGGCCGAGGCCACGCTGCGCTACTACTACGCCGCCAGCCGGCAGGTCGCGGCGCTGCGGCCCGACTCCGCGACCCGCGTCAACAAAGAGCTATACAACGCCGTCAACAAAATAACGTCTACATTAATAAAGAAGGGGCCTTTCTCGACCCTCCTAGAATTCCTCTACCAATGCCACGCCTTCTGGTACAAAGTGGAACAGGTCGGGGGACAGGTAACGTTCGAAAAATTTGGAAAGAAGTTCATATTTGAAAATTATTTCATACTCTTAATTTTACTACCTTTATTTCTTAAGCAAAAGTATGGCGAAAGGTTAGTCCGCGATCCTACGATGGAGGATGCGACAGAAATATTTCACAGCGAACTGGCCCAGAAATTTCCCTACGATATCGTGATCACGGCTTACGACATGAGGGATTTAGTAACAGAATCGACGGGGAATAATGTATCATTGGCGTGCGCTCACTCGTTGCGGGAGCTGCTGCGGCTGAAGAGGCTGCTGAGCCGGCAGCAGGCGGGCATGGTGTACCAGACGCTGTTCTACACGCTGAGCGAGTTCGTGCTGTCGGACGGCGCGGACCTGGTGCTGCTGGCCAACCCGCTGCGCACGCCCGACGACGTGCGCTTCCTCGCGCTGCTGCTCGACGCCGTCGCCATGCTGCTCGACGAGCACCAGCTCAACTGGCACGACAGCCTGGAGATCGTGGAGCTGCAGGCGGCACTCGTCAATCTGATAAAGCAGGACATCCTGCCCCCAGAG CTGCTGGTGCAAGCGCTGGAGCTGCTGCGGCGGTGCGTGTGCAAGCTGCTGTCGCCGGAGCTGGCGCTGCTGATGCAGCCGCAGCGCGGGGGCTCGCTGAGCgaggcggcgggcgcggcgcgccGCCTGCTGCAGCGCCCGCACGGCGGCACAAGGCTCGCCTCGCTGCACTTGATCCTGAGCTTCATGGAGGTTGCTTACGTCA AGTTCATGCCGCTCCGCGCCCTGATCTCGGCGCACGGGCTGCTGTGCGGCGCCGCGCAGTGCGCCACCAAGGACCCGGACGCGCGCGCGCAGGCCGCGGCGCTGCGCTGCCTCATGGCCGCGGCGGGCCTAGAGGACTTGTGGACCGAGATGCTCGCACATTGCAAGAATTTATAT GAGCAACTGGTAAGCATATTGCGGCACAACCCCGACGGAGAAGTGCGTAAAGAGGCAGCCAATGTACTGACCCACGTGTACATCAACCGCCGGGTCAACCAGGCCTTCACGAGCCGCGTGTCCAGGGCCATGGCCCGGGCGGCCACAGAAGACCCCTACTGGCCAGTTCAAATGGCAGCGCTCAACTTCTGGAAGCAACTGATGAAGACACAATGCACAGACAAAGGAATGATCGACGGCGTTTTCCCCGCTGTCACCTTCAGCAAGGAAAAGAGGAAGATCATAGTTTTGAACGACAAAGAAATACATAAACAACTAGAAATCATCATGGACAATCTGTCGAAGACGGGCTGCTTGGCTGTGTTGGTTAAATGTATGAATTCGAGCAACAGAGAAGTGATGGAAAAGGCATATAAATTGAATAGTCGAGTAGTAGACGCTTTAGATCTTTATAAATTTAGACACGACCCGAGGGTTACGGACAGTCCTAGTCCTACTTCTCCTGAAGCGACGAAAAACCGGTCGATGAAGGCAGACATAGGGACTTTGATAGATGAATTGGTAGCGTTGTGA